Proteins co-encoded in one Prunus persica cultivar Lovell chromosome G6, Prunus_persica_NCBIv2, whole genome shotgun sequence genomic window:
- the LOC18773719 gene encoding LOW QUALITY PROTEIN: subtilisin-like protease SBT4.9 (The sequence of the model RefSeq protein was modified relative to this genomic sequence to represent the inferred CDS: inserted 1 base in 1 codon) — translation MILLITMQVHIVYLGSLPDGEYSPMAHHLNILQSIVQGSSPENLLVRSYKRSFNGFAAKLTDQEREKLAKMKEVVSXFPSRTFQLQTTRSWEFMGLNEKVSRNSVVESDIIVGVIDTGIWPESESFKDDGFGPPPKSWKGVCDGGKNFTCNNKIIGARRYTAESARDELGHGTHTASTVAENAVKDVNFYGLANGTAGGGVPAVRIVAYKVWGLSLGYNVLAAFDDAIADGVNIISVSMGTVEAGIDDDPVAIGAFHLL, via the exons ATGATATTACTAATTACAATGCAGGTCCATATTGTGTACTTGGGGTCTCTTCCTGATGGGGAGTACTCTCCTATGGCTCACCACCTTAACATTCTACAGAGTATTGTTCAGGGAAG TTCTCCTGAAAATTTATTGGTAAGAAGTTACAAAAGGAGTTTCAATGGATTTGCTGCCAAACTCACTGACcaggaaagagagaaacttGCAA AGATGAAGGAAGTAGTCT GTTTTCCAAGCAGAACCTTCCAACTTCAAACAACAAGATCGTGGGAGTTTATGGGTTTAAACGAGAAAGTCAGTCGAAATTCTGTTGTTGAGAGTGATATTATTGTTGGTGTGATCGACACTGGAATTTGGCCTGAATCTGAGAGCTTTAAAGACGATGGTTTCGGTCCTCCTCCTAAGAGTTGGAAAGGTGTTTGTGACGGTGGCAAAAATTTCACCTGCAACAA CAAGATAATTGGAGCTCGACGTTACACAGCAGAGTCTGCAAGGGATGAACTGGGTCATGGAACTCACACTGCCTCAACGGTAGCAGAGAATGCTGTTAAGGATGTAAACTTTTATGGACTAGCAAATGGTACTGCAGGAGGAGGTGTTCCTGCTGTGAGAATCGTAGCATATAAAGTCTGGGGCCTGTCCTTGGGTTACAATGTCTTGGCTGCTTTTGATGATGCTATTGCTGATGGTGTTAACATCATTTCAGTTTCAATGGGAACTGTTGAGGCTGGTATAGATGACGACCCTGTGGCAATTGGTGCTTTTCATCTCTTATGA